The Burkholderia pyrrocinia genome includes a region encoding these proteins:
- a CDS encoding Lrp/AsnC family transcriptional regulator — translation MNATDAPLDDYDRRILARLQQDNQISNQSLAAEIGLSPPACLRRVKRLRDERYIQQDVSIVDPNKVGLPLTMLVLVQVERERVDLLDEFKRFLKSLPEVMQCYVVTGRADFVLMISMRDIDHYEEFSTRVFRQHHNIRHFETMVVMSRVKAGMSLPLGIE, via the coding sequence ATGAACGCCACCGACGCGCCGCTCGACGATTACGATCGCCGGATCCTCGCCCGCCTCCAGCAGGACAACCAGATCAGCAACCAGTCGCTCGCCGCCGAGATCGGGCTCAGCCCGCCCGCCTGCCTGCGCCGTGTGAAGCGGCTGCGCGACGAGCGCTACATCCAGCAGGACGTGTCGATCGTCGATCCGAACAAGGTCGGGCTCCCGCTGACGATGCTCGTGCTCGTGCAGGTCGAACGCGAACGGGTGGACTTGCTTGACGAATTCAAGCGGTTTCTCAAGTCGCTGCCGGAAGTGATGCAGTGTTACGTGGTAACGGGGCGCGCGGATTTCGTGCTGATGATCTCGATGCGCGACATCGACCATTACGAGGAATTTTCCACGCGCGTCTTCCGGCAGCACCACAACATCCGCCACTTCGAAACGATGGTGGTGATGTCGCGGGTCAAGGCAGGGATGTCGCTGCCGCTCGGGATCGAATGA
- a CDS encoding cupin domain-containing protein, producing MNTSSIKTDAPIAGVQGFIVPMHCTDLPATMHFFISRLGFRLDAIFPADSPRTAILSRGGFRLRLGLDVRDGIGTLTVLCDDPAQLPGETRELIAPNGVVVRLVHADPPMILPATRQQLVLSHAGDDAHWSVGRAGMRYRDLLPERHGGAFIASHIRILEGGPVPDYVHYHKIRFQTIFCRKGWVRLVYEGQGEPFILEAGDCVLQPPEIRHRVLESSAGAEVIELGSPAEHITMADHEMTLPTSIYDREHEFNGQRFVRHVAKHATWHAWKSPGFAVADTGIGAATKGLAGVRVLRPQNGQQEAARMHDTEFCFFFVLAGSLDVQQGDSTWRLTADDSIAIPGKLSYSFKRCSADLELLEVTLPADFSLD from the coding sequence ATGAACACCTCTTCCATCAAGACTGATGCGCCGATCGCGGGCGTGCAAGGCTTCATCGTGCCTATGCATTGCACCGATCTTCCCGCGACGATGCACTTCTTCATCTCGCGGCTCGGATTCCGGCTCGATGCGATCTTCCCCGCCGACAGCCCGCGCACCGCGATACTTTCGCGCGGCGGTTTCAGGCTCAGGCTCGGCCTCGACGTGCGCGACGGCATCGGCACGCTGACCGTGCTGTGCGACGATCCCGCGCAGTTGCCCGGCGAGACGCGCGAACTAATCGCGCCCAATGGCGTCGTCGTGCGTCTCGTGCATGCTGATCCGCCGATGATCCTCCCCGCCACGCGCCAGCAACTCGTGCTCTCGCACGCGGGCGACGACGCTCACTGGAGCGTCGGGCGCGCCGGTATGCGTTATCGCGACCTGCTACCGGAGCGGCATGGCGGTGCTTTCATCGCGTCGCATATCCGGATACTCGAAGGCGGGCCGGTGCCGGACTACGTGCACTATCACAAGATCCGCTTTCAGACGATTTTCTGCCGCAAGGGCTGGGTGCGTCTCGTCTATGAAGGACAAGGCGAGCCCTTCATTCTCGAAGCGGGCGATTGCGTGCTGCAGCCGCCGGAGATCCGGCATCGCGTGCTCGAAAGCTCGGCGGGCGCGGAAGTCATCGAACTCGGCAGCCCCGCCGAGCACATCACGATGGCCGATCACGAGATGACGCTGCCTACGTCTATCTATGATCGCGAGCACGAGTTCAACGGTCAACGCTTCGTGCGCCATGTCGCGAAGCATGCGACGTGGCATGCGTGGAAATCGCCCGGATTCGCCGTGGCGGATACCGGTATCGGCGCGGCGACGAAAGGACTTGCAGGTGTGCGCGTCTTGCGCCCGCAAAACGGGCAACAGGAAGCCGCGCGCATGCACGACACCGAGTTCTGCTTCTTCTTCGTGCTCGCGGGCAGTCTCGATGTGCAGCAAGGCGACAGCACATGGCGCCTCACAGCCGATGACAGCATCGCGATTCCGGGCAAGCTTTCCTACTCTTTCAAGCGATGCAGCGCGGATCTTGAACTGCTCGAAGTGACACTGCCCGCCGATTTCTCACTCGACTGA
- the garD gene encoding galactarate dehydratase, translating to MTASPLYIRVHPDDNVAIVVNDGGLPEGATFADGLTLCEGVPQGHKVALADLAAGDPIVRYNVVIGYALADLRRGSWVNERTMRMPEPPGLDDLPLATRAAPSLPPLEGYTFEGFRNADGSVGTRNILAITTTVQCVSGVVEHAVQRIKTELLPRYPNVDDVVGLEHTYGCGVAIDAPDADIPIRTLRNISLNPNFGGEVMTVSLGCEKLQPERLLPPGVIPVTADGATDNGGVVCLQDAAHVGFNSMIDSIMTMAESHLERLNRRRRETCPASDLVVGVQCGGSDAFSGLTANPAVGFAADLLVRAGATIMFSEVTEVRDGVAQLTSRAANEEVAREIIREMDWYDRYLQRGRVDRSANTTPGNKKGGLSNIVEKAMGSIVKSGSAPIAGVVRPGDRARQKGLLYAATPASDFICGTLQLAAGMNLHVFTTGRGTPYGLAQVPVIKVATRSDLARRWHDLMDLDAGQIATGAATIEDTGWELFRLMLDVASGKRRTWAEQWKLANALTLFNPAPVT from the coding sequence ATGACTGCTTCCCCTCTCTACATCCGCGTGCATCCGGACGACAACGTCGCGATCGTCGTCAACGACGGCGGGCTGCCCGAGGGCGCGACGTTCGCCGACGGGCTGACGCTGTGCGAAGGCGTGCCGCAGGGGCACAAGGTCGCGCTTGCCGACCTTGCGGCCGGCGACCCGATCGTCCGCTACAACGTGGTGATCGGCTATGCGCTGGCCGACCTGCGGCGCGGCAGCTGGGTGAACGAGCGCACGATGCGCATGCCCGAGCCGCCGGGGCTCGACGACCTGCCGCTCGCGACGCGCGCCGCGCCGTCGCTGCCGCCGCTCGAAGGTTATACGTTCGAGGGCTTCCGTAATGCCGACGGGTCGGTCGGCACGCGCAACATCCTCGCGATCACGACGACCGTGCAGTGCGTGTCGGGCGTCGTCGAGCATGCGGTGCAGCGAATCAAGACCGAGCTGCTGCCGCGCTACCCGAACGTCGACGACGTGGTCGGGCTCGAGCACACGTACGGTTGCGGCGTCGCGATCGACGCGCCCGACGCCGACATCCCGATCCGCACGCTGCGCAACATCAGCCTGAATCCGAACTTCGGCGGCGAGGTGATGACCGTGAGCCTCGGCTGCGAGAAGCTGCAGCCCGAGCGCCTGCTGCCGCCCGGCGTGATTCCGGTGACCGCCGACGGCGCGACCGACAACGGCGGCGTCGTCTGCCTGCAGGACGCCGCGCACGTCGGCTTCAACTCGATGATCGACTCGATCATGACGATGGCCGAATCGCATCTCGAGCGGCTGAACCGCCGCCGCCGCGAGACGTGCCCCGCGTCGGATCTCGTCGTCGGCGTGCAGTGCGGCGGCAGCGACGCGTTCTCGGGGCTTACCGCGAATCCGGCCGTCGGCTTCGCGGCCGACCTGCTGGTGCGCGCGGGCGCGACGATCATGTTCTCCGAGGTGACGGAAGTGCGCGACGGCGTCGCGCAGCTCACGTCGCGCGCGGCGAACGAGGAGGTTGCACGCGAGATCATCCGCGAGATGGACTGGTACGACCGCTACCTGCAGCGTGGCCGCGTCGACCGCAGCGCGAACACGACGCCCGGCAACAAGAAGGGCGGGCTGTCGAACATCGTCGAGAAGGCGATGGGGTCGATCGTGAAGTCGGGCAGCGCGCCGATCGCCGGCGTGGTGCGTCCCGGCGATCGCGCGCGGCAGAAGGGGCTGCTGTATGCGGCGACGCCCGCGAGCGATTTCATCTGCGGCACGCTGCAACTCGCGGCGGGGATGAACCTGCACGTGTTCACGACCGGCCGCGGCACGCCGTACGGCCTCGCGCAGGTGCCGGTCATCAAGGTCGCGACGCGCAGCGATCTCGCGCGCCGCTGGCACGACCTGATGGATCTCGACGCGGGGCAGATCGCGACCGGCGCGGCCACGATCGAGGATACGGGCTGGGAACTGTTCCGGCTGATGCTCGATGTCGCGAGCGGCAAGCGCCGCACGTGGGCCGAGCAATGGAAGCTCGCGAATGCGCTGACGCTGTTCAATCCGGCGCCGGTGACCTGA
- a CDS encoding type II toxin-antitoxin system VapB family antitoxin: MGRRRASRLIWESIPASIDGKIDAPASPEHIVRITLSIDNALLAKAQQLTGIAETSARVREALSSQIERESARRLTRLGGTDPGIGAVPRDRLEPGWFL, encoded by the coding sequence ATGGGGCGACGACGCGCGTCGCGGTTGATATGGGAGTCGATACCGGCATCGATTGACGGCAAAATCGATGCGCCCGCGTCTCCAGAGCACATCGTGCGCATAACCTTATCCATAGACAATGCATTGCTTGCCAAAGCGCAGCAATTGACTGGCATTGCCGAAACGTCGGCGCGGGTCAGAGAGGCGCTGAGCTCGCAGATTGAGCGCGAAAGTGCGCGGCGGCTCACCCGGCTCGGCGGCACCGACCCCGGTATCGGCGCCGTTCCGCGCGACCGATTGGAGCCCGGATGGTTCTTATAG
- a CDS encoding M20 family metallopeptidase: MSRHSALALARSHFDSGDFLATLTRRVALATESQRAEAAPLLRRYLAEEIEGALRALGFTCEVMENPVAGMPPFLIGERIESPSRPTVLFYGHGDVIDGDAANWTCERTPWQVSVEGERWYGRGIADNKAQHSINLAALATVFAERGELGFNAKIIFEMGEEVGSPGLDAICSMLRERLSADLLIASDGPRQRAASPTVFLGSRGALHFRLRVANAFGARHSGNWGGVLANPATVLANALASLVDGHGRIRINGLLPPPIPPLVRERVAHLEIGKDEGDPPLSPNWGEPGLSPAERVFAWNTLEVLAMQSGNVTNAVSAIPRAAEAVCQLRFVVGTDWRRAQELITAHLAREGFEGIEVTIEASGGATRLDPDDPWVAFTERSIEVSTGKPVTLLPNLGGTIPNECFADTLGLPTIWIPHSYPGCRQHAPDEHVLAPVMREALQLMTGVLWDLGEADVPTIR, translated from the coding sequence ATGTCCAGACACAGCGCACTCGCCCTCGCCCGCTCGCACTTCGACAGCGGCGATTTCCTCGCCACCCTGACCCGGCGCGTCGCGCTCGCCACCGAAAGCCAGCGCGCCGAGGCCGCACCGCTCTTGCGCCGCTATCTCGCAGAGGAAATCGAAGGCGCGCTCCGCGCGCTCGGCTTCACGTGCGAGGTAATGGAAAACCCTGTAGCAGGAATGCCGCCGTTTCTCATCGGCGAGCGCATCGAATCGCCTTCGCGCCCCACGGTGCTGTTCTATGGCCACGGTGACGTGATCGACGGCGACGCCGCCAACTGGACCTGCGAGCGCACGCCGTGGCAGGTGAGCGTCGAAGGCGAGCGCTGGTACGGACGCGGCATCGCCGACAACAAGGCGCAGCACTCGATCAACCTCGCCGCGCTCGCCACGGTTTTCGCGGAGCGCGGAGAACTCGGCTTCAACGCGAAGATCATCTTCGAGATGGGCGAGGAAGTCGGCTCGCCGGGGCTCGACGCCATCTGCTCGATGTTGCGCGAACGCCTCTCGGCCGATCTCCTGATCGCCTCCGACGGGCCGCGTCAGCGCGCGGCGTCGCCCACGGTGTTCCTCGGCTCGCGCGGCGCGCTGCATTTCCGGCTGCGCGTCGCCAACGCATTCGGCGCGCGTCATTCGGGCAACTGGGGCGGCGTGCTCGCCAATCCCGCGACCGTGCTGGCCAATGCGCTCGCCAGTCTCGTCGATGGCCACGGCCGCATCCGCATCAATGGCCTTCTGCCGCCGCCGATTCCGCCGCTAGTACGCGAGCGCGTCGCGCATCTGGAAATCGGCAAGGATGAAGGCGATCCGCCGCTCTCGCCGAATTGGGGAGAACCCGGACTCTCGCCGGCGGAACGCGTGTTCGCATGGAACACACTCGAAGTGCTCGCGATGCAGTCGGGCAACGTCACCAATGCGGTCAGCGCGATTCCGCGCGCCGCCGAAGCTGTGTGCCAGTTGCGCTTCGTGGTCGGCACCGACTGGCGCCGCGCGCAGGAGCTGATCACCGCGCATCTCGCACGCGAGGGCTTCGAAGGCATCGAGGTGACGATCGAAGCTTCGGGCGGCGCGACGCGTCTCGACCCGGATGATCCGTGGGTCGCGTTCACGGAACGTTCGATCGAGGTGTCCACGGGCAAGCCCGTGACCTTGCTGCCGAATCTCGGCGGCACGATCCCGAACGAATGCTTCGCGGACACGCTCGGCCTACCGACCATCTGGATTCCGCATTCCTATCCCGGCTGCCGCCAGCATGCGCCCGACGAGCATGTGCTCGCGCCCGTCATGCGCGAAGCGCTGCAACTGATGACCGGCGTGCTATGGGATCTCGGGGAAGCCGACGTACCGACCATCCGCTGA
- a CDS encoding LysR family transcriptional regulator: MRKLLEPSLYYFSVVAQAGSLTSATEKLGLTVSALSRHIAKLEGDIGVPLFERHARGMVLSHAGRLLLRHAQRTLSDAQEVFDEIQGEERRRSRTITIACTEGFAFDFLPVSLGAFCGEHPDVAIQLEVVPSERASQMLLSGEASIALTFSFKPEGGVVAQHTQRAPVMALMHEEHPLVAKAKIALKDLAVYPVVLQDKGTTNRQLFDIACNVENIEIVPLMTSRYVAALYRFALSVPLAIMPSGYVSVAKRLSIDRMRAIPFDNPLLTQRRLQVLTLAGRSLDDLAQSALEWIVRDLRQT; encoded by the coding sequence ATGCGAAAGCTGCTGGAGCCGTCGCTTTACTATTTTTCGGTTGTCGCTCAGGCGGGGTCGTTGACGTCGGCGACGGAGAAACTCGGGCTCACCGTGTCCGCGTTGAGCCGGCATATCGCCAAACTCGAAGGTGATATAGGCGTGCCACTGTTCGAGCGGCACGCGCGCGGCATGGTGCTCTCACACGCCGGGCGGCTCCTGCTGCGCCACGCGCAACGCACGCTGTCGGACGCGCAGGAGGTCTTCGATGAAATTCAGGGCGAAGAACGACGCCGCTCGCGCACGATCACGATCGCCTGCACCGAGGGTTTTGCCTTCGATTTCCTGCCGGTGTCGCTAGGCGCGTTCTGTGGCGAGCATCCCGATGTCGCGATTCAACTCGAGGTCGTGCCGTCCGAGCGTGCGAGCCAGATGCTGTTGTCGGGCGAGGCGTCTATCGCGCTCACGTTCAGCTTCAAACCGGAAGGGGGGGTCGTGGCGCAGCATACGCAGCGCGCGCCCGTCATGGCGTTGATGCATGAAGAGCATCCGCTCGTGGCAAAGGCGAAGATTGCGCTGAAGGATCTCGCCGTCTATCCGGTGGTGCTGCAAGACAAGGGCACGACGAACCGTCAACTCTTCGATATCGCGTGCAACGTCGAGAACATCGAGATCGTGCCGCTGATGACCAGCCGATACGTCGCGGCGCTCTATCGCTTCGCGCTTTCGGTGCCGCTGGCGATCATGCCGTCAGGGTATGTTTCCGTTGCCAAGCGGCTGAGCATCGATCGAATGAGAGCGATACCGTTCGATAATCCGCTGCTTACACAGCGCCGTCTGCAAGTACTGACTCTCGCCGGACGCAGCCTCGATGATCTCGCGCAGTCCGCGCTCGAATGGATCGTCCGTGATCTGAGGCAGACCTAG
- the kdgD gene encoding 5-dehydro-4-deoxyglucarate dehydratase, producing MTSPQELKQIISHGLLSFPLTDFDADGSFRPTTYAERLEWLAPYGASALFAAGGTGEFFSLTQREYSDVIRVATETCKGKVPILAGAGGATRVAIEYAQEAERLGASGVLLMPHYLTEASQEGIADHVEQVCRSLKIGVVVYNRANSKLDADMLERLADRCPNLIGFKDGVGEIESMVTIRRRLGDRFAYLGGLPTAEVYAAAYKALGVPVYSSAVFNFIPKTAMDFYEAIAKDDHATVGRLIDDFFLPYLKIRNRRAGYAVSIVKAGAKLVGHDAGPVRAPLVDLNDDEIAQLDVLIKKMGPQ from the coding sequence ATGACTTCACCGCAAGAACTCAAACAGATCATCTCCCACGGCCTGCTGTCGTTTCCGCTGACGGATTTCGACGCCGACGGCAGCTTCCGCCCGACCACCTATGCCGAGCGCCTGGAATGGCTCGCGCCGTATGGCGCGAGCGCGCTGTTCGCGGCCGGCGGCACCGGTGAATTCTTCTCGCTCACGCAGCGCGAGTATTCGGACGTGATCCGCGTCGCGACGGAAACCTGCAAGGGCAAGGTGCCGATCCTCGCCGGCGCGGGCGGTGCGACGCGCGTCGCGATCGAATATGCGCAGGAAGCCGAGCGCCTCGGCGCGAGCGGCGTGCTGCTGATGCCGCACTACCTGACCGAAGCGAGCCAGGAAGGGATCGCGGACCACGTCGAGCAGGTGTGCCGCTCCCTGAAGATCGGCGTCGTGGTGTACAACCGCGCGAATTCGAAGCTGGACGCCGACATGCTCGAGCGCCTCGCCGACCGTTGCCCGAACCTGATCGGCTTCAAGGACGGCGTCGGCGAAATCGAGAGCATGGTCACGATCCGCCGCCGCCTCGGCGACCGTTTCGCGTACCTCGGCGGCCTGCCGACGGCCGAAGTCTACGCCGCCGCGTACAAGGCGCTTGGCGTGCCGGTGTACTCGTCGGCCGTGTTCAACTTCATTCCGAAGACGGCGATGGACTTCTACGAAGCGATCGCGAAGGACGACCACGCAACGGTCGGCCGCCTGATCGACGATTTCTTCCTGCCTTACCTGAAGATCCGCAATCGCCGCGCGGGCTATGCGGTCAGCATCGTGAAGGCAGGCGCGAAGCTGGTCGGCCACGATGCAGGCCCCGTGCGCGCGCCGCTCGTCGACCTCAACGACGACGAAATCGCGCAGCTCGACGTGCTGATCAAGAAGATGGGCCCGCAGTAA
- a CDS encoding aminotransferase class V-fold PLP-dependent enzyme has translation MTMHHNDTQTLHDDFSGWLMYHSVGVYPGHRQAMTEALARFAATWCAPDDTRWDEALAARARLFADWAALIGARDADVFGAQNVTDTFARFLDGLADDVLRDRTVLVAADCFPSLHFLLSGQAARRGFTLRTVPVREGEAYVRDEDFIEAWTGDVALALVTWVSSLTSKRVSLAAMCEQARRRLSLVALDVTQGIGILPFDLNETPFDFVCGSTLKWLCGAPGTGLGYIAPRVLAQGSEPAVRGWFSQENPFNWNIDAFSYASDARRFDTGTPSILPFVASQPGMSWMRAQPAGSIRAHNLALCHELIAMLDGKGYRLLSPRADDERGASIMAEAPVHLDAAKLVLQLKDEGVFVDSRGRTLRFSPGVCTTRAGLERLAQCLPR, from the coding sequence ATGACCATGCACCACAACGACACGCAAACGCTCCACGACGATTTCAGCGGCTGGCTCATGTATCACTCCGTCGGCGTGTATCCGGGCCATCGTCAGGCGATGACCGAGGCGCTCGCCCGCTTCGCCGCGACCTGGTGCGCGCCCGACGACACCCGCTGGGACGAGGCGCTCGCTGCGCGTGCGCGGCTCTTTGCGGACTGGGCAGCACTGATCGGCGCGCGCGACGCCGACGTGTTCGGCGCGCAGAACGTGACGGACACCTTCGCCCGCTTTCTCGACGGCCTCGCCGACGATGTGCTGCGCGATCGCACTGTGCTCGTCGCGGCGGATTGCTTCCCGAGCCTGCACTTTCTGCTATCGGGCCAGGCCGCACGGCGCGGCTTCACGTTGCGTACCGTTCCCGTACGTGAAGGTGAAGCGTATGTACGCGACGAGGACTTCATCGAGGCATGGACTGGCGATGTCGCGCTCGCGCTCGTGACGTGGGTCTCGTCGTTGACATCGAAGCGGGTGAGTCTCGCCGCGATGTGCGAGCAGGCGCGCCGTCGCTTGAGTCTCGTGGCGCTCGACGTGACGCAAGGCATCGGCATCCTGCCTTTCGACCTCAACGAAACGCCCTTCGACTTCGTCTGCGGCTCGACGCTCAAATGGCTGTGCGGCGCGCCGGGAACGGGCCTCGGCTACATCGCACCGCGCGTGCTCGCGCAGGGCTCGGAGCCAGCCGTGCGCGGCTGGTTCAGTCAAGAGAATCCGTTCAACTGGAACATCGATGCATTCTCTTATGCATCCGATGCACGCCGCTTCGATACGGGCACGCCTTCGATCTTGCCGTTCGTCGCATCGCAGCCGGGCATGTCGTGGATGCGCGCGCAACCGGCGGGCAGCATCCGCGCGCACAATCTCGCGCTCTGCCATGAATTGATCGCGATGCTCGACGGCAAGGGTTATCGCCTGCTCTCTCCGCGCGCGGACGACGAGCGCGGCGCGAGCATCATGGCCGAAGCGCCCGTGCATCTCGATGCGGCGAAGCTCGTTCTCCAACTGAAGGACGAGGGTGTCTTCGTCGATTCGCGCGGCCGCACGTTGCGCTTCTCGCCGGGCGTCTGCACGACGCGCGCGGGACTCGAAAGGCTCGCGCAATGCCTGCCGCGATGA
- a CDS encoding MFS transporter — translation MDSTVIEDNMWQASAKPMRRLIIATSIGNALEWFDFAAYGFFAVTLSKLFFPAHDATVSLLMTFGTFGLSYVFRPLGALLLGRYADHRGRKSALLAALTLTTIGTLICAVIPTYAQIGLAAPIGLMAARILIAFSTGGEFGSGTALMIEQKSKRKAFLSSWQFSSQGMSTVLASFAGLALSTQLSQAQIESWGWRAPFIFGLLVAPVGLYIRKHIDDTLPVAKEGAPLKAPVSELLAHSKGRIMLAAGIMAVSTAASYLMILYMPTYAVKQLHLPASTGFAATVVTGLILMFCTPLMGHLADRYGRSRMMVGSALLTLLTIYPCFAWLLSSPSFAVLMAIMMLAGVLKAIYFGPLAAVLSSLFPTGIRSTGLGFSYNIGVMVFGGFTPWLVTAMIGATHDPISPAFYLMACAVLSLACVGIYHFKLVKHI, via the coding sequence ATGGATTCGACCGTCATCGAGGACAACATGTGGCAGGCCAGCGCAAAGCCCATGCGACGCCTGATCATCGCGACGAGCATAGGCAACGCGCTGGAGTGGTTCGATTTCGCGGCATACGGCTTCTTCGCGGTCACGCTCTCGAAGCTGTTCTTTCCCGCTCACGACGCGACCGTTTCCCTGCTGATGACTTTCGGCACCTTCGGTCTTTCATATGTGTTCCGTCCGCTCGGCGCGCTGCTGCTGGGGCGCTACGCCGACCACCGCGGACGCAAGTCCGCGCTGCTCGCGGCGCTCACGCTGACGACGATCGGCACGCTCATCTGCGCGGTCATTCCCACGTATGCGCAGATCGGCCTTGCCGCACCGATCGGCCTGATGGCGGCGCGCATACTCATCGCCTTCTCGACGGGCGGCGAGTTCGGCAGCGGCACCGCGCTCATGATCGAGCAAAAGAGCAAGCGCAAAGCGTTTCTGTCGAGCTGGCAGTTTTCTAGCCAGGGCATGAGCACCGTGCTCGCGTCCTTCGCGGGACTTGCGCTCAGCACACAGTTGTCGCAGGCGCAGATCGAATCGTGGGGATGGCGCGCGCCGTTCATCTTCGGTCTGCTCGTCGCGCCCGTGGGTCTTTATATCCGCAAGCACATCGACGACACCCTGCCCGTCGCCAAGGAAGGCGCGCCGCTCAAGGCGCCCGTGAGCGAACTGCTCGCGCATAGCAAGGGCCGCATCATGCTTGCCGCGGGCATCATGGCCGTCTCCACCGCAGCGAGCTATCTGATGATCCTGTACATGCCGACGTACGCGGTCAAGCAACTGCACCTGCCGGCATCGACGGGCTTCGCGGCGACGGTCGTCACCGGCCTGATCCTCATGTTCTGCACGCCGCTGATGGGTCATCTCGCCGACCGCTACGGCCGCAGCCGCATGATGGTCGGCTCCGCGCTGCTCACGCTGCTGACGATCTATCCATGCTTCGCCTGGCTGCTGTCGAGCCCTTCGTTTGCGGTGCTGATGGCGATCATGATGCTGGCTGGCGTCTTGAAGGCGATCTACTTCGGCCCACTCGCCGCGGTGCTGTCGTCGCTGTTTCCGACGGGCATACGCAGCACGGGTCTGGGCTTCAGCTACAACATCGGCGTGATGGTGTTCGGCGGATTCACGCCCTGGCTCGTCACCGCGATGATCGGCGCGACGCACGATCCGATCTCGCCCGCGTTCTATCTGATGGCGTGCGCGGTGCTCAGTCTTGCCTGCGTCGGCATCTATCACTTCAAGCTCGTGAAGCACATCTAA
- a CDS encoding SDR family NAD(P)-dependent oxidoreductase: MIDCHTVAFVTGANRGLGAQFVARLLARGARKVYAASRAGTVAIADERVIPVELDVTDDASVAHAARLADDTTLLINNAGVNRHCAFLAPQAPEAARAEMDVNYFGTLRMARAFAPALMQTHGAMLNVLSVLARVSFPAMGSLCASKAAGLRLTESLRAELAPHGVRVFAAMPGAIDTDMSRDFAGPKLIPAEAADAMLDALTGDAGEIYIGEMAKRLAQGLTMDRATTQAQLFSPPGDA; this comes from the coding sequence ATGATCGATTGTCATACCGTCGCTTTCGTGACGGGCGCAAATCGCGGGCTCGGCGCGCAATTCGTCGCGCGTCTGCTCGCACGCGGTGCGCGCAAGGTCTATGCCGCGTCGCGCGCGGGGACCGTCGCCATCGCGGATGAACGCGTGATTCCCGTCGAGCTCGACGTGACCGACGACGCGAGCGTCGCGCACGCCGCGCGCCTCGCCGACGACACCACGCTGCTCATCAACAACGCGGGCGTGAACCGCCATTGCGCATTTCTCGCGCCACAAGCGCCCGAAGCCGCCCGCGCGGAGATGGACGTGAACTACTTCGGCACGCTGCGCATGGCGCGCGCCTTCGCGCCCGCGCTGATGCAAACGCATGGCGCGATGCTCAACGTGCTCTCGGTACTCGCTCGGGTGAGCTTTCCCGCGATGGGTTCGCTTTGCGCGTCGAAGGCGGCGGGCTTGCGTCTCACCGAATCGCTGCGCGCCGAGCTCGCGCCGCACGGCGTGCGCGTGTTCGCCGCGATGCCCGGCGCGATCGATACCGACATGAGCCGCGACTTCGCTGGCCCCAAGCTTATTCCCGCCGAAGCCGCCGATGCCATGCTCGACGCGCTCACGGGCGACGCCGGTGAGATCTACATCGGCGAGATGGCGAAGAGGCTCGCGCAAGGGCTCACGATGGATCGAGCCACGACGCAGGCGCAACTTTTTTCCCCACCAGGAGACGCATAG